In Halomarina salina, one DNA window encodes the following:
- a CDS encoding dipeptide ABC transporter ATP-binding protein, producing the protein MTADELLSLSGLRTQFDTDRGAVKAVDGVDLTVREGETVGLVGESGSGKSVTALSAMDLVDSPGRIAGGTVSFRAVETVRRLARRHPDHIATPDHDGYIHVEAGTARDGQTSAPDEVARAARDSPKQIAVSGGDGSVHIEEGFVDLTAAPETVMREIRGGDMGMIFQDPMTSLNPALTVGEQVAESLELHRYGGRKKDSWFNAVRESLSRSGLSEEVREETIELLAEVGIPEPGQRVDEHPHEFSGGMRQRVLIAIALACRPQLLIADEPTTALDVTIQAQILDLINELQADLGMSVLMITHDLGVVAETCDRVAVMYAGEIVEEGPVEEIFGNPSHPYTYTLLESIPSEDAERLTPIEGNVPDLIDMPEGCNFAPRCPWAKPECTEGEIPYLQHGPDDVDHRSKCILESFDKSEYGTDTGIRASSKTPTGDPLLETKGLKKHFSRADGMLDEWLGDDLGTVKAVDGVDLTVHERETLGLVGESGCGKSTTGRSILRLLEPTDGTVVFAGDDIADLSKSDLRKKRRDMQMIFQDPLSSLDPRQTVAATIAEPLKIHDLPAEAPSQDVSKKDQRRQRVVELMEAVGLDPSQRDRYPHEMSGGQRQRVGIARALAVDPDFIVCDEPVSALDVSVQAQILNLMEELQEEFGLTYLFIAHDLSVVRHICDRIAVMYLGEVVEVAATDELFDDPKHPYTRALLSAIPEPDPTVTADRVILSGDVPSPVDPPSGCRFRTRCPSVIPPSDVDIDQEAFREVMDFRQRVEDGRIDVEAMRDPQTPATAADGGTEARVEGTMASTNPSSVVDDLFETRLTGTNRETIEQAVEHLFAGDHEAAAETLRERFETVCERQRPTLQEAPHPAACHLYDQPSDDDERPQNH; encoded by the coding sequence GTGACTGCAGACGAGTTACTCTCTCTCTCCGGCCTCCGAACGCAGTTCGACACGGACCGCGGCGCGGTCAAGGCGGTCGACGGCGTCGACCTGACCGTCCGCGAGGGCGAGACGGTCGGTCTCGTCGGCGAGTCCGGGTCGGGCAAGTCCGTCACCGCGCTCTCGGCGATGGATCTCGTCGACTCGCCGGGACGTATCGCCGGCGGCACCGTCTCGTTCCGGGCCGTCGAGACCGTTCGTCGACTCGCCCGCCGGCACCCGGACCACATCGCGACCCCCGACCACGACGGCTACATCCACGTCGAGGCCGGCACCGCGCGCGACGGCCAGACGAGCGCCCCCGACGAGGTGGCGCGGGCCGCCCGCGACTCGCCGAAGCAGATCGCCGTGAGCGGCGGCGACGGCTCGGTCCACATCGAGGAGGGGTTCGTCGACCTGACCGCCGCCCCCGAGACCGTGATGCGCGAGATTCGAGGCGGGGACATGGGCATGATATTCCAGGACCCGATGACCTCGCTCAACCCCGCGCTGACGGTCGGCGAGCAGGTCGCCGAGTCCCTGGAACTCCACCGCTACGGCGGGCGCAAGAAGGATTCGTGGTTCAACGCCGTCCGCGAGTCGCTCTCTCGAAGCGGGCTGAGCGAGGAGGTCCGCGAGGAGACCATCGAGTTACTGGCGGAGGTCGGCATCCCCGAACCCGGCCAGCGCGTCGACGAACACCCCCACGAGTTCTCCGGCGGGATGCGTCAGCGCGTGCTCATCGCCATCGCACTGGCGTGTCGCCCGCAGTTGCTCATCGCCGACGAACCGACGACGGCGCTCGACGTGACCATCCAGGCGCAGATCCTCGACCTCATCAACGAGCTGCAGGCGGACCTCGGGATGTCCGTCCTGATGATCACCCACGACCTCGGCGTCGTCGCCGAGACGTGTGACCGCGTCGCCGTCATGTACGCCGGTGAAATCGTCGAGGAGGGGCCGGTCGAGGAGATATTCGGGAACCCGTCGCACCCCTACACGTACACGCTCCTCGAATCGATTCCGAGCGAGGACGCCGAGCGCCTGACGCCCATCGAGGGGAACGTCCCCGACCTCATCGACATGCCCGAGGGCTGCAACTTCGCGCCGCGCTGTCCGTGGGCGAAACCGGAGTGTACGGAGGGAGAGATTCCGTACCTCCAGCACGGCCCCGACGACGTGGACCACCGCTCGAAGTGCATCCTCGAATCGTTCGACAAGAGCGAGTACGGCACCGACACGGGTATCAGGGCCTCCTCGAAGACCCCGACGGGCGACCCCCTCCTGGAGACGAAGGGGCTGAAGAAACACTTCTCGCGGGCCGACGGGATGCTCGACGAGTGGCTCGGTGACGACCTCGGGACGGTCAAGGCCGTCGACGGCGTCGACCTGACCGTCCACGAACGCGAGACGCTGGGGCTCGTCGGCGAGTCCGGGTGCGGGAAGTCGACGACGGGACGCTCCATCCTCCGACTGCTCGAACCGACCGACGGGACGGTCGTCTTCGCGGGTGACGACATCGCCGACCTCTCGAAGTCCGACCTCCGGAAGAAGCGCCGGGACATGCAGATGATCTTCCAGGACCCGCTGTCGAGTCTCGACCCCCGGCAGACGGTGGCGGCGACCATCGCCGAACCGCTGAAGATCCACGACCTGCCCGCCGAGGCCCCGTCGCAGGACGTCTCGAAGAAGGACCAGCGCCGCCAGCGGGTCGTCGAGCTGATGGAGGCCGTCGGTCTCGACCCGAGTCAGCGCGACCGCTACCCCCACGAGATGTCCGGCGGCCAGCGTCAGCGCGTCGGTATCGCCCGGGCACTCGCCGTCGACCCCGACTTCATCGTCTGTGACGAACCCGTGAGCGCACTGGACGTGAGCGTGCAGGCACAGATCCTCAACCTCATGGAGGAGTTACAGGAGGAGTTCGGGCTGACGTACCTGTTCATCGCCCACGACCTCTCGGTCGTCCGGCACATCTGCGACCGCATCGCCGTCATGTACCTCGGCGAGGTGGTCGAAGTCGCCGCCACCGACGAACTGTTCGACGACCCGAAACACCCCTACACGCGGGCGTTGCTCTCGGCGATACCCGAACCCGACCCGACCGTGACCGCCGACCGGGTCATCCTCTCGGGGGACGTGCCGAGTCCGGTCGACCCACCCTCCGGGTGTCGGTTCCGCACGCGCTGTCCGTCCGTCATCCCGCCGTCGGACGTCGATATCGACCAGGAGGCGTTCCGGGAGGTGATGGACTTCCGCCAGCGTGTCGAAGACGGCCGTATCGATGTCGAAGCGATGCGCGACCCACAGACCCCCGCGACTGCGGCCGACGGTGGCACCGAGGCACGGGTCGAGGGGACGATGGCCAGTACGAATCCCTCCTCCGTCGTCGACGACCTGTTCGAGACCCGACTCACGGGCACCAACCGAGAGACGATCGAGCAGGCCGTCGAGCACCTGTTCGCCGGTGACCACGAGGCTGCGGCCGAGACGCTTCGCGAGCGTTTCGAGACGGTGTGTGAACGCCAGCGACCCACCCTGCAGGAGGCGCCCCACCCCGCAGCGTGTCACCTGTACGACCAGCCGTCCGACGACGACGAACGTCCGCAAAACCACTAG
- a CDS encoding DUF7529 family protein translates to MNQPPDGERDHPLDGVADHWEAVIDDMATTAEQLREAGADVVELHPGDITPLPALGGFDVLVPDGEFDALRDVVADATLSETDVFQAEAAGVVFTVAVLAASDGSAAVCCPLYYDRADEEVTALHRDVTDDGPLRVFVRTLSNDEAVGLTFDDPSVFFDDTERSSDDPEETA, encoded by the coding sequence ATGAACCAGCCACCCGACGGGGAGCGAGACCACCCCCTCGACGGCGTCGCCGACCACTGGGAGGCGGTCATCGACGACATGGCCACGACCGCCGAGCAGTTGCGCGAGGCGGGTGCCGACGTGGTCGAACTCCACCCCGGAGACATCACGCCGCTCCCGGCACTCGGTGGGTTCGACGTGCTCGTGCCCGACGGAGAGTTCGACGCACTTCGCGACGTCGTCGCCGACGCCACGCTCTCGGAGACGGACGTGTTCCAGGCCGAAGCCGCCGGCGTCGTCTTCACCGTCGCGGTCCTCGCCGCGTCCGACGGGTCCGCGGCGGTCTGCTGTCCGCTGTACTACGACCGCGCCGACGAGGAGGTGACTGCCCTCCACCGGGACGTCACCGACGACGGGCCGCTCCGCGTGTTCGTCCGGACGCTGTCGAACGACGAGGCGGTCGGCCTCACGTTCGACGACCCGAGCGTGTTCTTCGACGACACCGAACGGTCGAGCGACGACCCAGAAGAGACGGCGTGA
- a CDS encoding DUF5806 family protein — protein sequence MSEESPDGVPESDPDAAEESDPVDATGPTESDTDEQDRPADDPAESADEPAPTSEQVDSTDDRTDREPAEREPTAAEVEAPQPGVPDPEAVEEERDIPEDVQKYARFKKIDGATYDRANKFLRDRTYITAREWAIARLCSDFRTETGVEMTKIGENLPELVPFMEDTYTPQAVNQARSAFEDKIRKAGATFLYGAMCDFFTAEELDDVMYESTEVAKFLLEVEGVDLSVEEELEAEERISSVMREVRAASAEMRDEEDAEN from the coding sequence ATGAGCGAGGAGTCGCCCGACGGCGTCCCCGAATCCGACCCCGACGCGGCCGAGGAGTCGGACCCGGTCGACGCGACGGGACCGACCGAGTCGGACACCGACGAGCAGGACCGCCCGGCGGACGACCCGGCCGAGTCGGCGGACGAGCCAGCACCGACGAGCGAGCAGGTCGACTCGACGGACGACCGGACCGACCGAGAACCAGCGGAACGGGAGCCGACCGCTGCGGAGGTCGAAGCGCCACAACCCGGCGTCCCCGACCCGGAGGCGGTCGAGGAGGAGCGGGACATCCCCGAAGACGTCCAGAAGTACGCGCGGTTCAAGAAGATAGACGGCGCGACGTACGACCGGGCCAACAAGTTCCTGCGCGACCGCACCTACATCACGGCCCGCGAGTGGGCCATCGCGCGACTCTGCTCCGACTTCCGCACCGAGACGGGCGTCGAGATGACGAAGATCGGCGAGAACTTACCGGAACTCGTCCCGTTCATGGAGGACACCTACACGCCGCAGGCGGTCAATCAGGCGCGCTCTGCGTTCGAGGACAAGATTCGGAAGGCGGGTGCGACGTTCCTCTACGGCGCGATGTGCGACTTCTTCACCGCCGAGGAACTCGACGACGTGATGTACGAGTCGACGGAGGTGGCGAAGTTCCTCCTCGAAGTGGAGGGCGTCGACCTGAGCGTCGAGGAGGAACTGGAGGCCGAAGAGCGCATCTCCAGCGTGATGCGCGAGGTGCGGGCGGCGAGCGCCGAGATGCGGGACGAGGAGGACGCCGAGAACTGA
- a CDS encoding universal stress protein, with protein MRTLVGIGGSDDSLRALSAALDRAREAGDDVTVAVVENPDSSLSVEEVERRAHEQLDERELDASVRILRGHPGSRLIEVADGEGFDRIVLGGGETSPLGKINIGSIAEFVLLNANTSVTLIR; from the coding sequence ATGCGAACGCTCGTGGGCATCGGTGGCAGCGACGACTCCCTGCGGGCGCTCTCGGCCGCGCTGGACCGGGCGCGGGAGGCGGGCGACGACGTGACGGTGGCCGTCGTCGAGAACCCCGACTCCTCGCTGTCGGTCGAGGAGGTCGAACGACGCGCTCACGAGCAACTCGACGAGCGCGAGCTGGACGCGTCCGTGCGCATCCTCCGGGGGCACCCCGGCAGCCGCCTCATCGAGGTCGCCGACGGCGAGGGGTTCGACCGCATCGTCCTCGGCGGCGGCGAGACCAGTCCGCTCGGGAAGATAAACATCGGGAGCATCGCCGAGTTCGTCCTGCTCAACGCGAACACCTCGGTCACGCTCATCCGATGA
- a CDS encoding GNAT family N-acetyltransferase codes for MTPDRIYPEEPVDRFERPPISFEDRDGRPVTVRDYETTDEAFESLVEMYVAFDPEDRAQGIPPSGEQQVRDWLGNILVDDCTNVVAVVPDGRCIGHATLVPDGSGAYELAIFVLAAYQGAGIGTHLIEALLGAGQEAGIEKVWLTVERWNHPAVALYRKVGFEAASTESFEMEMSVRLG; via the coding sequence ATGACGCCCGACCGCATCTACCCCGAGGAACCCGTCGACCGGTTCGAGCGACCGCCCATCTCGTTCGAGGACCGCGACGGCCGCCCGGTGACGGTCCGGGACTACGAGACGACCGACGAGGCGTTCGAGTCGCTCGTCGAGATGTACGTCGCCTTCGACCCCGAGGACCGGGCGCAGGGCATCCCGCCGTCGGGCGAGCAGCAGGTCCGGGACTGGCTGGGGAACATCCTCGTCGACGACTGCACCAACGTCGTCGCCGTCGTCCCCGACGGTCGGTGTATCGGCCACGCGACGCTCGTCCCCGACGGGTCGGGAGCCTACGAACTCGCCATCTTCGTCCTCGCCGCGTACCAGGGCGCGGGCATCGGGACGCACCTCATCGAGGCGTTGCTCGGAGCGGGGCAGGAAGCCGGCATCGAGAAGGTGTGGCTCACCGTCGAGCGCTGGAACCACCCGGCGGTGGCGCTCTACCGGAAGGTCGGCTTCGAGGCCGCCAGCACCGAGAGCTTCGAGATGGAGATGTCGGTTCGGCTGGGGTGA
- a CDS encoding universal stress protein gives MDVETVLVPVDGSPLSSRAVEVAVAVAERYDGGVHALYILDRDDESHTEEMMVATEMLTGDVPVRHSSAYGFTTSALTHHPGSVVLDASEDVGADFIVIPREQPSELLGKAAGYVLQYAKQPVLSV, from the coding sequence ATGGACGTGGAGACGGTGCTCGTTCCGGTCGATGGGAGCCCGCTGTCGTCGCGCGCCGTCGAGGTGGCCGTCGCGGTCGCCGAACGCTACGACGGCGGCGTGCACGCGCTGTACATCCTCGACCGGGACGACGAGAGCCACACCGAGGAGATGATGGTGGCGACCGAGATGCTCACAGGCGACGTGCCCGTCCGTCACTCCTCGGCGTACGGGTTCACCACCTCGGCGCTCACCCACCACCCCGGCAGCGTCGTCCTCGACGCGAGCGAGGACGTCGGCGCGGACTTCATCGTCATCCCCCGAGAACAGCCCTCCGAACTCCTCGGGAAAGCGGCGGGCTACGTCCTCCAGTACGCGAAACAGCCGGTGCTGTCGGTCTGA
- a CDS encoding universal stress protein, with protein MFETVVIATDVSPSAERAVTAAVDLADRFDAGVHVLSVVEGDDANHEQHVRTELARLAGTFGRPVTTAVRHGDPGTVVLDYVDRVGADLVATGTRGRDSPYSYHLGSVAERIAHDSPVPVLTVRQLEVGDSERVTEENERESPNAERRTK; from the coding sequence ATGTTCGAGACGGTCGTCATCGCGACCGACGTCAGCCCCAGCGCGGAGCGTGCGGTCACGGCCGCCGTCGACCTCGCCGACCGGTTCGACGCGGGCGTGCACGTCCTCTCGGTCGTCGAGGGCGACGACGCCAACCACGAGCAGCACGTCCGAACGGAACTGGCCCGCCTCGCCGGGACCTTCGGCCGGCCGGTGACGACGGCCGTCCGCCACGGCGACCCGGGAACGGTCGTCCTCGACTACGTCGACCGCGTCGGGGCGGACCTCGTCGCGACCGGGACCCGCGGACGCGACAGTCCGTACTCCTACCACCTCGGGAGCGTCGCCGAGCGCATCGCCCACGACTCACCGGTGCCGGTGTTGACGGTGCGACAGTTGGAGGTGGGAGATTCGGAGCGAGTGACCGAAGAGAACGAGCGAGAATCTCCGAACGCCGAGCGGCGAACGAAGTGA
- a CDS encoding DHH family phosphoesterase has translation MDETLIDSDTLPLSRKSILPGAGFFTPDREGPSEGRIARLERAETVVVADGDADGLGCVALIREAREDPRLPVSVDDDEIEYEGTVPVVPTSPHRLSEALEQVVDYTPAGVKVFVCDLCPDREGDVEPLADLVDHASSVSWFDHHQWDEDLAALVRAADVDLVVGESDEECTTDVTLRSLDHEFDDQYRDLAAVTRDHDLWLREDPRSDDLADFAYWAYYELYVETVREHGADLPEEAERYLEERRIEKQALIDQAVERAEMHTIDGVVVAATYGRCSQNEVCETLRERGADAAVVVKPSGSASIRGSDGFERCHEVAGQVNGGGHPKAAGCKPDIYDDMLDYAHHWTTRGAVATQVILDAFRNLPDVDDEEGVDTER, from the coding sequence ATGGACGAGACGCTCATCGACAGCGACACCCTTCCGCTCTCCCGGAAATCCATCCTCCCGGGGGCCGGCTTCTTCACCCCCGACCGCGAGGGACCGAGCGAGGGGCGCATCGCCCGTCTCGAACGGGCCGAGACGGTCGTCGTGGCCGACGGCGACGCCGACGGCCTCGGCTGCGTCGCGCTCATCCGCGAAGCACGCGAGGACCCGCGCCTGCCCGTCTCGGTCGACGACGACGAGATCGAGTACGAGGGGACCGTGCCGGTCGTCCCCACCTCGCCCCACCGACTCTCCGAGGCGCTGGAACAGGTCGTCGATTACACCCCGGCGGGCGTCAAGGTGTTCGTCTGCGACCTCTGTCCCGACCGAGAGGGCGACGTCGAACCGCTGGCCGACCTCGTCGACCACGCCTCCTCGGTGTCGTGGTTCGACCACCACCAGTGGGACGAGGACCTCGCGGCGCTGGTCCGGGCGGCCGACGTGGACCTCGTCGTCGGCGAGTCCGACGAGGAGTGCACGACCGACGTGACCCTCCGCAGTCTCGACCACGAGTTCGACGACCAGTACCGGGACCTCGCGGCGGTGACGCGCGACCACGACCTGTGGCTCCGCGAGGACCCCCGCTCGGACGACCTGGCGGACTTCGCGTACTGGGCGTACTACGAACTGTACGTCGAGACGGTCCGCGAACACGGCGCGGACCTGCCCGAGGAGGCCGAGCGCTACCTCGAAGAGCGCCGCATCGAGAAGCAGGCGCTCATCGACCAGGCCGTCGAACGCGCCGAGATGCACACCATCGACGGCGTCGTCGTCGCCGCCACCTACGGCCGCTGTTCGCAGAACGAGGTCTGCGAGACGCTCCGCGAACGCGGCGCGGACGCCGCCGTCGTCGTCAAACCCTCCGGTAGCGCCTCCATCCGCGGGAGCGACGGGTTCGAGCGCTGTCACGAGGTCGCCGGACAGGTCAACGGCGGCGGCCACCCGAAGGCGGCGGGCTGTAAACCGGACATCTACGACGACATGCTCGACTACGCCCACCACTGGACGACCCGCGGCGCGGTGGCGACGCAGGTCATCCTCGACGCGTTCAGGAACCTGCCGGACGTGGACGACGAGGAAGGCGTCGATACGGAACGCTAG
- a CDS encoding DUF5807 family protein yields MDAPRREFLHGERTDDVVIYVAGDVDLDALGGHGESVDDGVVLVLPGDQGRSAFESATGIDPMEFAGSAMDTDGDIDPELTGGDCPSAHPDEPEADHAVEFLFAFAEEQNEEVGGLYEHGDVVHAYAACSCGTSYSDRWVVEE; encoded by the coding sequence ATGGACGCGCCACGACGCGAGTTCCTGCACGGCGAGCGAACCGACGACGTCGTCATCTACGTCGCGGGTGACGTCGACCTCGACGCCCTGGGCGGGCACGGCGAGTCGGTCGACGACGGCGTCGTGCTGGTACTCCCCGGCGACCAGGGACGCTCGGCGTTCGAGAGTGCGACGGGCATCGACCCGATGGAGTTCGCGGGGTCCGCGATGGACACCGACGGCGACATCGACCCAGAGTTGACCGGTGGGGACTGTCCGAGCGCCCACCCCGACGAACCCGAGGCCGACCACGCGGTCGAGTTCCTGTTCGCGTTCGCCGAGGAGCAGAACGAGGAGGTGGGCGGCCTCTACGAACACGGCGACGTGGTCCACGCCTACGCCGCCTGTTCCTGCGGGACGTCGTACTCCGACCGCTGGGTCGTCGAGGAGTAG
- a CDS encoding DUF7112 family protein: MADRISHDHASVVTQRAKLERSGRTSRPKLVLPDDVAAPEGPVRLVLDGTTYHTTIEEAVDGTVEIRGAYDNARMAREREGENHLVAWAEDNGLDFGRSVHFDAVDEGLYGVRAPGERAVYTPVDSPNDSLSNIANDLDG; encoded by the coding sequence GTGGCCGACCGTATCTCCCACGACCACGCGTCGGTCGTGACCCAGCGCGCCAAACTGGAGCGCTCGGGCCGCACCAGTCGCCCGAAACTCGTTCTCCCCGACGACGTCGCGGCCCCGGAGGGCCCCGTGCGTCTCGTCCTCGACGGCACAACCTACCACACCACCATCGAGGAGGCCGTCGACGGCACCGTCGAGATACGCGGTGCCTACGACAACGCCCGGATGGCCCGCGAACGCGAGGGCGAGAACCACCTCGTCGCGTGGGCCGAGGACAACGGCCTCGACTTCGGCCGGTCGGTCCACTTCGACGCGGTCGACGAGGGTCTCTACGGCGTCCGTGCCCCCGGCGAGCGCGCCGTCTACACGCCCGTCGACTCCCCGAACGACTCCCTCTCGAACATCGCGAACGACCTCGACGGCTGA
- a CDS encoding 30S ribosomal protein S6e, which yields MAEFQVVVADPEDGTTHQFDVDGQDANRFIGRSLGEEVDGSAVGLEGYTVELTGGSDNAGRPMRPDVAGPGIKRVLLTGGVGYKPQRDGERKRVTVRGSEVGEETRQINAKIADRGSESVADLLGLESDEGDESDDDE from the coding sequence ATGGCCGAGTTTCAAGTCGTCGTCGCCGACCCCGAGGACGGCACGACACACCAGTTCGACGTGGATGGACAGGACGCGAACCGATTCATCGGGCGCTCGCTCGGTGAGGAGGTCGACGGTAGTGCCGTCGGCCTGGAGGGCTACACCGTCGAGTTGACCGGCGGCTCCGACAACGCGGGCCGACCGATGCGCCCCGACGTCGCGGGACCGGGCATCAAGCGCGTCCTCCTGACCGGCGGCGTCGGCTACAAGCCCCAGCGCGACGGCGAGCGCAAGCGCGTCACCGTCCGCGGGAGCGAGGTGGGCGAGGAGACCCGACAGATCAACGCGAAGATAGCCGACCGCGGCAGCGAGTCCGTCGCGGACCTGCTGGGCCTCGAATCGGACGAGGGCGACGAGAGCGACGACGACGAGTAA
- a CDS encoding MBL fold metallo-hydrolase, with protein MNLEFLGGAGEIGRSALLVDDSLLLDYGMASTTPPSYPVGRVSPEAVVVTHGHLDHVGALPALMSGTDRPEVHWTPPTREFALTLARDTLKLHGNTPRCPFTETDVQRLTQESHTHGYGESFDAAGYEVTFSNAGHIPGSAHALVTGREGTRLLYTGDFHTDSQRLVAGSTDRPDADVVVCESTYADVRHEPREQVERRFARELRETVAQGGTVVVPAFAIGRTQEALMLCERYDLDCYVDGMGKRVSRMLRSHPDYLRDPEAFSRAVSHARFVTSPGQRERVAAQNTVVVTTSGMLSGGPAMTYVPEVRGSPVNLLAFVGYQVEGTTGREVLETGRGDFDGRVLPVSARTELFELSAHADRDGLREFLSSYEDARVLVNHGDRCDWFAEQLREDGVDASAPELGDTVEV; from the coding sequence GTGAACCTGGAGTTCCTCGGCGGTGCGGGCGAGATCGGCCGGAGCGCCCTCCTCGTCGACGACTCGCTCCTGCTCGACTACGGGATGGCGAGCACGACCCCGCCGTCGTACCCGGTCGGTCGCGTCTCGCCCGAGGCGGTGGTCGTCACCCACGGTCACCTCGACCACGTCGGCGCGCTCCCCGCGCTCATGTCCGGGACCGACCGCCCCGAGGTCCACTGGACGCCGCCGACCCGCGAGTTCGCGCTGACGCTCGCCCGCGACACGCTGAAGCTCCACGGCAACACGCCGCGCTGTCCGTTCACGGAGACGGACGTGCAGCGCCTGACCCAGGAGTCCCACACCCACGGCTACGGTGAGTCCTTCGACGCGGCGGGCTACGAGGTGACCTTCTCCAACGCGGGGCACATCCCCGGGAGCGCACACGCGCTGGTGACGGGCCGCGAGGGGACGCGACTGCTCTACACCGGCGACTTCCACACCGACTCACAGCGCCTCGTCGCGGGGAGCACCGACCGCCCGGACGCCGACGTGGTGGTCTGTGAGTCCACCTACGCCGACGTGCGCCACGAACCGCGCGAGCAGGTCGAGCGACGGTTCGCCCGGGAACTCCGGGAGACCGTCGCGCAGGGCGGCACCGTCGTCGTCCCGGCGTTCGCCATCGGGCGGACGCAGGAGGCGCTCATGCTCTGTGAACGCTACGACCTCGACTGCTACGTCGACGGGATGGGCAAGCGCGTCTCGCGGATGCTCCGCTCGCACCCCGACTACCTCCGGGACCCGGAGGCGTTCTCGCGGGCCGTCTCGCACGCTCGGTTCGTCACGTCGCCGGGACAGCGCGAACGCGTCGCCGCCCAGAACACCGTCGTCGTGACGACGAGCGGGATGCTCTCGGGCGGCCCGGCGATGACCTACGTCCCCGAGGTTCGCGGGTCGCCGGTGAACCTCCTCGCGTTCGTCGGCTACCAGGTCGAGGGCACCACCGGGAGGGAGGTGCTGGAGACGGGCCGCGGCGATTTCGACGGGCGCGTCCTGCCAGTCAGCGCCCGGACCGAACTGTTCGAACTGTCGGCGCACGCCGACCGGGACGGCCTGCGCGAGTTCCTCTCGTCGTACGAGGACGCGCGGGTGCTGGTGAACCACGGCGACCGATGTGACTGGTTCGCAGAGCAGTTGCGGGAGGACGGGGTCGACGCCAGCGCGCCGGAACTGGGTGACACCGTGGAGGTGTGA